A genomic stretch from Deltaproteobacteria bacterium includes:
- a CDS encoding DUF4388 domain-containing protein, with translation MSQNKILLYSKRQDGIEENFDKSLLKDFQVLSTHDMLDVIHILKKDHVAMVLVIGDFTETEHEAFKSMVDLLKPGVNVMFVKPESGSGDCVSLNKEDFCRYLKGTIKNKTSLSGQLSLFKDFFMSFSDRMLQIFGATNRYFFNRDHLVARLSKKTALKLGLSEERAENIQIAALLRDMGMLSIQQQLLEEKRAFSHKELTSIKKHPHNTVQILKQIKFPWNVDSIILQHHENYDGSGYPSGLHGRDICIGARIVHLADSYVAMTTERPHRPAHSHEEARREIVKHIGSDYDPEIAEKFLTVLDKEMRKGTDKQLLLVFEESPNISRAIKLGVDMGDFDVVQAASALEVLDNVERELPGLMLVDVQMLKGEVLKNFFSTMYEIPLFGNCPIIFVMTDPAFPKHFKGDHIRYMSMPLDMGELMLRTRELLGNGREKQDKEDKAEPKGLIGNIEDFHLTEIVQILQMGLKTARVDIRYNNKQGVIYMRNGNIVHVSNNMKQGEDAFFEMMSWPSGRFRIQHNIETDETNITSETTYLLLESARVADEMKRQPQPEPEETQEAQQTSHLRIVKS, from the coding sequence ATGTCTCAAAATAAAATACTTCTTTACTCTAAAAGGCAGGATGGGATAGAAGAGAACTTTGACAAGTCGCTTCTCAAGGACTTCCAGGTTCTGAGCACCCATGACATGCTCGACGTCATTCATATCCTGAAAAAGGATCATGTGGCCATGGTCCTTGTCATTGGAGATTTCACCGAGACAGAGCATGAGGCCTTTAAGTCCATGGTGGATCTCCTCAAGCCGGGCGTGAACGTCATGTTTGTCAAGCCGGAATCAGGCTCCGGCGATTGCGTCAGTCTCAATAAGGAAGACTTCTGCCGTTATTTAAAGGGCACTATTAAAAACAAAACCTCCCTCAGCGGTCAGCTCTCACTTTTCAAGGACTTTTTCATGAGCTTTTCCGACCGCATGCTGCAGATCTTCGGCGCAACAAACCGCTACTTTTTTAACAGAGACCATCTCGTGGCCCGCCTTTCAAAGAAAACAGCCCTCAAGCTCGGTCTGTCAGAGGAAAGGGCGGAAAATATCCAGATAGCGGCCCTTTTAAGAGATATGGGCATGCTCAGCATTCAGCAGCAGTTGCTGGAAGAAAAGCGGGCATTTTCACATAAAGAACTTACTTCCATTAAGAAGCATCCCCACAATACGGTACAAATCCTGAAGCAGATCAAATTCCCCTGGAACGTGGACTCCATCATATTGCAGCACCATGAAAACTACGACGGAAGCGGCTATCCCAGCGGACTTCACGGCAGGGATATCTGTATCGGTGCAAGAATCGTCCATCTTGCCGATTCTTACGTCGCCATGACGACGGAAAGGCCGCACCGGCCCGCCCATAGTCATGAAGAGGCCCGCCGGGAGATAGTCAAGCACATAGGGAGTGATTATGACCCCGAGATTGCCGAGAAATTTCTTACCGTTCTCGATAAGGAGATGAGAAAGGGAACAGATAAACAGCTGCTTTTGGTTTTTGAAGAGAGTCCCAATATTTCAAGGGCCATCAAGCTAGGCGTCGATATGGGTGATTTTGATGTTGTCCAGGCGGCAAGTGCCCTGGAAGTACTTGACAATGTAGAGCGTGAACTGCCCGGGCTCATGCTTGTTGATGTGCAGATGCTCAAAGGGGAAGTGCTGAAAAACTTCTTCAGCACCATGTATGAAATACCGCTTTTCGGCAATTGTCCCATTATTTTTGTCATGACCGATCCTGCTTTCCCTAAACATTTTAAAGGTGATCACATCCGTTATATGAGCATGCCTCTCGATATGGGTGAACTGATGCTTCGCACAAGGGAGCTTCTCGGCAATGGAAGAGAGAAGCAGGATAAAGAAGACAAAGCCGAACCCAAGGGATTGATTGGAAATATTGAAGACTTCCATTTAACGGAAATAGTGCAGATTCTTCAGATGGGCCTGAAAACGGCGAGAGTCGACATCAGGTATAATAATAAGCAGGGTGTAATATACATGCGCAACGGCAATATTGTTCACGTGTCGAATAATATGAAACAGGGTGAAGACGCTTTCTTTGAAATGATGAGCTGGCCTTCGGGCCGTTTTCGCATACAGCATAATATTGAAACCGATGAAACGAATATCACCTCGGAAACAACCTATCTCCTTCTCGAATCGGCCAGAGTGGCCGATGAAATGAAACGCCAACCCCAACCAGAGCCGGAAGAAACTCAGGAAGCTCAGCAAACCTCCCACTTGCGGATAGTCAAAAGCTGA
- a CDS encoding dihydrodipicolinate synthase family protein — MSFTFPGLIVPPTTPFDAASRIDEKALAAHLEYLAENNVSSILANGTTAEFFSLLPAERRNLLVLSRKYFPGTIYFNTASDSLLQAKEAAHWARESGADAIVAMAPYYYANAPAAGIIGFFKELAAWARLPLILYNFARHTNNPLTAHILKAVPHAAIKDSSGDESLISATPCYLAGTSRSMLEWVGLGAKGYVSAGANYLPDLYVKLEKAINNGDMDSAGAVQNEIRVRHLKDEGENEITIIKKKLSTIIPGYPLRVRLPLK, encoded by the coding sequence GTGAGTTTTACTTTCCCCGGCTTGATAGTTCCCCCAACAACACCTTTTGATGCCGCCTCGAGGATAGATGAGAAGGCTTTAGCCGCTCACCTTGAATATTTGGCTGAAAATAATGTTTCATCCATACTGGCAAATGGAACAACGGCGGAATTTTTTTCACTGCTTCCCGCCGAAAGAAGAAACCTTCTTGTCCTTTCAAGAAAATACTTTCCCGGAACCATTTATTTTAACACAGCCTCCGACAGTTTGTTGCAGGCAAAAGAGGCAGCCCATTGGGCCCGGGAATCAGGGGCCGATGCGATTGTGGCTATGGCTCCCTATTATTATGCAAATGCGCCTGCAGCAGGAATCATTGGTTTTTTTAAGGAACTGGCCGCCTGGGCGAGACTTCCACTTATATTGTACAATTTCGCCAGGCACACCAATAATCCCCTCACCGCTCATATATTAAAGGCTGTGCCTCATGCCGCCATCAAGGATTCATCAGGTGATGAGTCCCTTATTTCAGCTACTCCCTGTTACCTTGCAGGGACAAGCCGCTCCATGCTTGAATGGGTCGGGCTGGGAGCAAAGGGATACGTGAGTGCCGGGGCAAACTACCTGCCTGACCTCTATGTAAAGCTGGAAAAAGCGATCAATAATGGAGATATGGATAGCGCCGGGGCCGTGCAAAATGAGATCAGAGTGAGGCACCTGAAAGATGAAGGTGAAAATGAAATCACCATAATCAAAAAGAAGCTTTCCACTATAATTCCCGGCTATCCTCTCAGGGTCAGACTGCCGCTCAAATAG
- a CDS encoding response regulator, with the protein MDASFKDTDSEELPLVVVTEGNADEMCLISRVLGEKDYRVLGYSDCDKAYNLIKRECPVLAIIDVSLCHISGSDLIKKIRSGEIQGSMPVIAIVASSSEKDFAGGGADAFLKRPFNEEILKQTVESLLKEK; encoded by the coding sequence ATGGATGCTTCTTTCAAAGATACTGACAGCGAAGAACTTCCTCTCGTTGTGGTAACCGAGGGGAATGCCGATGAAATGTGCCTTATTTCCAGAGTACTTGGTGAAAAGGATTACCGGGTTCTCGGTTACTCCGATTGTGACAAGGCCTATAATCTCATAAAGCGGGAATGTCCCGTTCTTGCCATTATCGATGTCAGTCTCTGTCACATTAGCGGCAGTGATCTCATAAAAAAGATAAGGTCCGGGGAAATTCAGGGTTCCATGCCTGTTATAGCCATTGTGGCTTCCAGTTCTGAAAAGGATTTTGCCGGAGGCGGGGCCGATGCATTTTTGAAGCGGCCCTTTAATGAAGAGATACTGAAACAAACCGTAGAATCCCTTTTAAAGGAAAAGTAA
- the guaA gene encoding glutamine-hydrolyzing GMP synthase, whose translation MTDIHSGMVLILDFGSQYTQLIARRIRESHVYCEIHPFNIDFGKIKEMNPRGLILSGGPSSVHDEDAPVVDGRVFEMGIPILGICYGMQLMTKLMGGRVAGAVKREYGRASLVVDDATDLFAGLSGAHTVWMSHGDRIEQFPEGFEPIGHTDNSPVAAMRNRGKNFYAIQFHPEVVHTPSGEEMLRNFVFHICNCEGNWTMGSFIESQCAEIKARVGNKGVICGLSGGVDSAVTAVLIHRAIKDRLTCIFVDNGLLRKGEREKVEEVFRKHFHINLIVIDASERFLKKLEGVTDPEKKRKIIGNEFVHVFDEEAGKLKDINFLAQGTLYPDVIESVSFKGPSATIKSHHNVGGLLEKMKLKLVEPMRELFKDEVRELGRELGMPEEVISRQPFPGPGLAIRILGAVTKEGLEILREADLIVLEEIKSAGLYDKIWQSFAVLLPIRSVGVMGDERTYEQTIALRAVNSLDGMTADWVHLPYELLGRISNRIINEVKGVNRVVYDISSKPPGTIEWE comes from the coding sequence ATGACAGATATTCATTCCGGGATGGTCCTCATTCTCGATTTCGGTTCACAGTACACGCAGCTTATTGCCCGCAGGATCAGGGAAAGCCATGTCTATTGTGAAATTCACCCATTCAATATCGATTTTGGTAAAATTAAAGAGATGAATCCCAGGGGACTCATCCTCTCGGGGGGGCCTTCCTCTGTTCATGATGAAGATGCGCCTGTTGTCGATGGCCGCGTATTTGAAATGGGCATCCCTATTCTCGGTATCTGTTACGGTATGCAACTCATGACAAAGCTTATGGGCGGCCGGGTGGCAGGGGCTGTTAAAAGAGAATACGGCAGGGCAAGCCTCGTCGTTGATGATGCCACCGATCTTTTTGCCGGTCTTTCCGGCGCCCATACGGTATGGATGAGTCATGGCGACAGGATCGAGCAATTTCCAGAGGGTTTTGAGCCCATTGGGCATACCGATAATTCCCCTGTTGCAGCCATGAGGAACAGGGGGAAAAACTTTTATGCCATCCAGTTTCATCCTGAAGTTGTACACACGCCTTCAGGTGAAGAAATGCTGAGAAATTTTGTTTTTCATATCTGTAATTGCGAGGGGAACTGGACCATGGGGTCATTTATCGAGAGCCAGTGTGCCGAAATAAAGGCCAGGGTGGGAAATAAGGGTGTTATATGCGGTCTGTCGGGCGGTGTCGATTCGGCTGTCACGGCTGTGCTTATTCACAGGGCAATCAAGGACCGGCTTACCTGCATTTTCGTCGATAACGGGCTACTGAGAAAGGGAGAGCGTGAGAAGGTTGAAGAGGTGTTCAGGAAACACTTTCATATTAACCTTATTGTAATTGACGCATCAGAGCGTTTTCTAAAAAAGCTGGAAGGCGTGACGGACCCTGAAAAAAAACGCAAGATCATAGGAAACGAGTTTGTTCATGTTTTTGATGAAGAGGCGGGCAAACTCAAGGATATCAATTTTCTGGCCCAGGGCACGCTTTATCCTGATGTCATAGAGAGTGTCTCTTTTAAAGGCCCTTCAGCGACCATAAAAAGCCATCATAACGTAGGGGGGCTCCTTGAAAAAATGAAGCTCAAACTGGTTGAGCCCATGAGGGAGCTTTTTAAGGACGAAGTGAGGGAACTGGGCAGGGAACTGGGTATGCCTGAAGAAGTGATCAGCCGGCAGCCCTTTCCGGGGCCCGGCCTTGCCATCAGGATACTGGGCGCAGTAACAAAGGAGGGCCTTGAGATCCTGAGAGAGGCCGACCTTATTGTCCTGGAGGAGATAAAATCGGCAGGGCTTTACGATAAGATCTGGCAATCTTTTGCCGTTCTCCTGCCCATACGTTCTGTTGGCGTTATGGGAGATGAGCGGACTTATGAGCAGACCATTGCGCTGCGTGCCGTAAATTCTCTTGACGGAATGACGGCAGACTGGGTTCACCTTCCTTATGAACTTCTGGGGAGAATCTCCAACAGGATTATTAATGAAGTCAAGGGGGTCAACAGGGTCGTCTACGACATATCTTCCAAACCTCCCGGAACAATAGAATGGGAGTAA
- a CDS encoding Rrf2 family transcriptional regulator: protein MKLSTKITYGVRALFDIAYHSCGIPAKVNDIARRQGMSPRYIEQIFIKFKKAGFIKTVRGPKGGYMLGREPEKITLGDIIRSIEGDIELVSCKPSEGEGECVFSKECVTAPIWSELNSKVASFFDSITIRDLCNRGKDLGIDRDMEGKFIYHI, encoded by the coding sequence CAAAAATAACATACGGCGTAAGGGCGCTCTTTGATATTGCCTATCATTCATGCGGCATTCCGGCCAAGGTAAACGATATTGCAAGGCGCCAGGGCATGTCGCCCCGTTATATCGAGCAGATTTTTATTAAGTTCAAAAAGGCCGGTTTTATCAAAACGGTACGTGGACCCAAGGGGGGATATATGCTTGGCAGGGAGCCTGAAAAGATAACGCTTGGTGACATTATCAGGTCCATAGAAGGTGATATTGAACTGGTGAGTTGCAAGCCTTCAGAAGGGGAAGGTGAATGCGTATTCAGTAAAGAGTGCGTAACCGCTCCCATCTGGAGCGAACTGAACAGCAAGGTTGCTTCTTTTTTTGATTCCATTACTATCAGGGACCTTTGTAACCGGGGCAAGGACCTCGGCATCGATAGAGACATGGAAGGAAAATTCATTTACCACATATAA